A genomic segment from Aspergillus chevalieri M1 DNA, chromosome 7, nearly complete sequence encodes:
- the SLA2 gene encoding putative cytoskeleton assembly control protein Sla2 (BUSCO:EOG09261A3K;~COG:Z;~EggNog:ENOG410PHTB;~InterPro:IPR013809,IPR030224,IPR035964,IPR011417, IPR002558,IPR008942;~PFAM:PF01608,PF07651;~go_function: GO:0003779 - actin binding [Evidence IEA];~go_function: GO:0005543 - phospholipid binding [Evidence IEA];~go_function: GO:0030276 - clathrin binding [Evidence IEA];~go_process: GO:0006897 - endocytosis [Evidence IEA]) codes for MSRTEADLAINIRKATSIEETAPKRKHVRSCIVYTWDHKSSAAFWAGMKVQPVLADEVQTFKALITIHKVLQEGHPVVVREAQQHVNWVDSLMRGVAGEGIRGYGALIREYVFFLESKLNFHRDHPEFNGLFEYEEYISLKTINDPNEGYETINDLMNLQDQIDAFQKLIFSHFLSGTNNECRISALVPLVQESYGIYKFITSMLRAMHTTTGDDEALEPLRGRYNSQHYRLVRFYYECSNLRYLTSLITIPKLPQDPPNLLAEDDDRPALPRRPAKEVEREPTPPPKPRAVEPEPINDFWTTEAKRQQEEFEAEQARLQQQWEEQQRQQLLMQQQAQRDFEEQQRLQAEQARLAQEQLMQQQYQSHTQGRLAELERENLNARAQFERDQLMLQEYDRRVKDLEEQMNQLIANTNMQNTSRDEQIRSLQEQVNTWRAKYEALAKLYSQLRQEHLDLLQTTKSLKIKAASAQEAIDRREKLERELKTKNLELADMIRERDRALHDRDRLTGSNKEELEKVKRELRFAIDRAENAERSKGTEISSLLSKYNREMADLEEALRNKSRAIEEDSSKVGDRQREHDLALQEKDEEIEVYKSGMEQALMELEEMKMNQGDTDTALDTQIDHVLHGAVSKINDIIDSVLQMGVQRVDDALYELDSSMQAGNQNASPPYVLSQLEKASASATEFSTAFNNFIADGPNSPHAEIIRTVSVFSGSIADVLSNTKGLTRLANDDKSADQLTNGARKSAQATVRFFRGLQSFRLEGLDALKKTDVVINNNLEVQRDLQSLSKLVDAFAPKSSKISTSGDLGDLVDQELNKAADAIDAAAERLAKMKKKPREGFSTYELRINDSILEAAIAVTTAIAELIKAATATQQEIVREGRGSSSKTAFYKKNNRWTEGLISAAKAVASSTNTLIETADGVISGRNSPEQLIVASNDVAASTAQLVAASRVKASFMSKTQDRLENASKAVGVACRKLVRQVQDIISERNRDETEAVDYSKLSSHEFKVREMEQQVEILQLENNLSRARQRLGEMRKISYQED; via the exons ATGAGTCG CACGGAGGCGGATTTGGCGATTAACATTCGCAAAGCTACCAGTATTG AGGAAACTGCTCCTAAAC GGAAACATGTCCGCAGTTGTATCGTTTACACATGGGACCACAAGTCGTCGGCGGCCTTCTGGGCTGGTATGAAAGT ACAACCTGTCCTCGCCGACGAAGTCCAGACATTCAAGGCCCTTATCACGATACACAAGGTCCTGCAGGAAGGACACCCCGTTGTTGTCCGCGAAGCACAACAACATGTGAACTGGGTGGACAGCTTAATGCGGGGTGTTGCTGGCGAGGGGATCCGCGGATACGGCGCCCTTATCCGGGAATATGTGTTCTTCCTCGAGTCGAAGTTGAACTTCCACCGGGACCACCCTGAGTTCAACGGCCTGTTCGAGTACGAGGAGTACATCAGTTTGAAGACGATCAATGACCCGAACGAGGGGTATGAGACGATTAACGATCTCATGAACCTGCAGGATCAAATCGATGCGTTCCAGAAGCTGATTTTCTCGCATTTTCTGTCCGGGACGAATAACGAGTGTCGGATTTCGGCGCTGGTGCCGCTTGTGCAGGAGAGTTATGGTATCTACAAGTTTATTACTAGTATGTTGAGAGCTATGCATACTACTACTGGGGATGATGAGGCGCTGGAGCCGCTTCGGGGCCGTTACAACTCGCAGCATTATCGCCTTGTTCGGTTCTACTACGAGTGCTCGAACCTGCGCTACCTCACCAGTCTTATTACCATTCCGAAGTTGCCTCAAGATCCACCGAACCTCCTGGCCGAGGACGATGACCGGCCAGCTCTACCCAGGAGACCAGCGAAGGAGGTGGAACGGGAGCCAACGCCACCACCGAAGCCGCGCGCCGTCGAGCCTGAGCCTATCAACGACTTCTGGACCACCGAAGCCAAGCGCCAACAGGAGGAGTTTGAAGCAGAGCAGGCGCGTCTCCAGCAGCAGTGGGAGGAGCAACAACGACAGCAGCTCCTCATGCAGCAGCAGGCGCAGCGGGATTTCGAGGAACAGCAGCGTCTGCAGGCAGAGCAAGCGCGTCTGGCCCAGGAGCAACTCATGCAGCAACAGTATCAGTCCCATACGCAGGGCCGCTTGGCTGAGCTCGAGCGCGAGAACCTGAACGCGCGCGCACAGTTTGAGCGGGACCAGCTCATGTTGCAGGAATACGACCGTCGTGTGAAGGATCTGGAAGAGCAGATGAACCAGCTCATAGCGAACACGAACATGCAGAACACCTCACGTGACGAACAGATCCGGTCCTTGCAGGAGCAGGTCAACACATGGCGCGCCAAGTACGAAGCCCTCGCCAAGCTGTACTCCCAGCTCCGACAGGAACACTTGGATCTCCTGCAGACAACCAAGAGTCTCAAGATCAAGGCCGCCTCGGCGCAGGAGGCCATCGACCGCCGGGAGAAGCTGGAGCGCGAGCTCAAGACGAAGAACTTGGAGTTGGCTGATATGATCCGTGAGCGTGACCGTGCTCTGCACGACCGGGACCGTCTCACCGGATCGAACAAGGAAGAGCTCGAGAAGGTTAAGCGGGAGTTGCGCTTTGCTATTGACCGGGCGGAAAATGCGGAGCGGTCGAAGGGCACTGAGATTTCGTCTCTGTTGTCCAAGTACAACCGTGAGATGGCTGATTTGGAGGAGGCCTTGAGGAACAAATCTCGTGCCATCGAGGAGGACTCGTCCAAGGTCGGCGATCGTCAGCGGGAGCATGACCTTGCTCTTCAagagaaggatgaggagattgAAGTGTACAAGTCTGGAATGGAACAGGCTCTCATGGAGCTTgaggagatgaagatg AACCAAGGTGATACGGACACAGCGTTGGACACGCAGATCGACCACGTCCTGCACGGGGCCGTCTCGAAGATCAACGACATTATCGACTCTGTTCTTCAGATGGGTGTGCAGCGTGTGGACGATGCTCTGTACGAACTGGACTCCTCCATGCAAGCCGGTAACCAAAACGCGTCTCCTCCGTACGTGCTGTCGCAACTCGAAAAGGCCTCTGCCTCCGCAACCGAGTTCTCGACGGCATTTAACAATTTCATCGCGGATGGTCCGAACAGCCCGCACGCTGAGATTATTCGCACCGTTTCCGTTTTCTCGGGCTCGATCGCCGATGTGCTGAGCAACACCAAGGGTCTGACTCGCCTGGCTAACGATGACAAGAGCGCCGATCAGCTCACCAACGGCGCCCGCAAGTCCGCCCAAGCGACCGTGCGATTCTTCCGTGGCCTCCAGTCCTTCCGTCTGGAGGGCCTGGACGCCCTGAAGAAGACAGACGTGGTGATCAACAACAACCTCGAAGTCCAGCGCGACCTGCAGTCGCTCTCCAAGCTGGTCGACGCCTTCGCCCCCAAGAGCAGCAAGATCAGCACCAGCGGCGACCTGGGCGACCTGGTCGACCAGGAACTCAACAAGGCCGCGGACGCAATCGACGCCGCCGCCGAGCGTCTCgccaagatgaagaagaagccccGCGAGGGCTTCTCGACATATGAGCTACGTATCAACGACTCTATCCTGGAAGCCGCCATCGCCGTCACAACCGCCATCGCCGAACTCATCAAAGCCGCCACGGCAACACAGCAAGAAATTGTCCGGGAAGGCCGCGGCAGCTCCTCCAAGACCGCCTTCTACAAGAAAAACAACCGCTGGACAGAGGGTCTCATCTCCGCCGCCAAGGCTGTCGCGTCCTCAACCAACACTCTCATCGAGACCGCCGACGGCGTCATCTCGGGCCGCAACTCGCCCGAGCAACTCATCGTGGCTAGTAACGATGTCGCTGCTAGTACTGCACAGCTGGTCGCAGCTAGTCGCGTCAAGGCTAGCTTCATGAGCAAGACGCAGGATCGGCTGGAGAACGCTAGTAAGGCTGTTGGTGTCGCCTGTCGCAAGCTGGTAAGACAGGTGCAGGATATCATCTCGGAGCGGAACAGGGATGAGACGGAGGCGGTGGATTATTCGAAGCTTAGCTCGCATGAGTTTAAGGTGCGGGAGATGGAGCAACAG GTTGAAATTCTGCAGCTGGAAAACAATCTGTCTCGGGCTCGACAACGTCTGGGTGAGATGCGCAAGATTTCGTACCAAGAGGATTAG